In a genomic window of Bradyrhizobium ontarionense:
- a CDS encoding ABC transporter permease, translated as MSHKSFVWICLLPLAAVTAAFFLLPMTRLLVTGAEGPRGLAEYLAILLEPRYRATLLNTVLLAAATTIATLVVATIAGLFLQRHRFPGRAILVAILTFPLAFPGVVIGFMIILLAGRQGLVGEVSSRLTGDKLVFAYSIYGLFLGYLYFSIPRVILTIMAAAQKLDPGLEEAARSLGAGPWAVLRDVILPALVPALVASGAIAFATAMGAFGTAFTLATNIDVLPMLIYTEFTLAGNLATSAALSVGLGVMTWLILALARSFTGNSVAAAG; from the coding sequence ATGTCGCACAAATCTTTCGTCTGGATCTGTCTGCTGCCACTAGCGGCGGTGACGGCAGCCTTCTTTCTGTTACCCATGACGAGGCTGCTCGTCACCGGCGCTGAGGGACCGCGCGGACTGGCGGAATATCTCGCGATCCTGCTCGAGCCTCGCTACCGCGCCACGCTTCTCAACACGGTGCTGCTGGCAGCAGCGACCACGATTGCGACGCTGGTGGTCGCAACGATCGCCGGTCTGTTCCTGCAACGTCACCGCTTTCCGGGGCGCGCCATCCTTGTCGCGATCCTGACGTTTCCGCTCGCTTTCCCCGGCGTCGTGATCGGCTTCATGATCATCCTGCTCGCCGGCCGCCAGGGCCTCGTCGGCGAGGTCTCCTCACGTCTCACCGGAGACAAGCTCGTCTTCGCCTATTCGATCTACGGGCTATTTTTGGGCTATCTCTACTTCTCGATCCCACGCGTCATCCTCACCATCATGGCCGCAGCGCAGAAGCTGGATCCTGGCCTGGAGGAGGCGGCTCGGTCGCTCGGCGCAGGCCCGTGGGCCGTGCTGCGTGACGTGATCCTGCCGGCGCTTGTGCCGGCTTTGGTTGCCTCGGGCGCCATCGCGTTCGCGACGGCGATGGGGGCGTTCGGCACGGCTTTCACGCTGGCTACCAACATCGACGTGCTGCCGATGCTGATCTACACGGAGTTCACACTTGCGGGAAATCTCGCCACGTCGGCGGCCCTGTCGGTCGGGCTTGGCGTGATGACCTGGCTGATCCTGGCGCTTGCGCGCTCCTTTACCGGCAACTCCGTTGCGGCGGCGGGCTAG
- a CDS encoding alpha-D-ribose 1-methylphosphonate 5-triphosphate diphosphatase, with product MREILISGGRGLIGPDLVGTSLVVSDGIITEVDTFPQRPGLALDAGGLTVLPGIVDVHGDAFERQMMPRAGVDFPTDVALIDSDRQAIGNGITTVFHATTWSWEPGLRSADNARRLLESIEALRPRLAADTRFHLRHETYNLDDEDEIRQWLADRRVDLFAFNDHMDSTVASLEKPHKRQRMVDRTGLSGPEFDRLVERMVSRADAVPASIARLAEVARKADIRMLSHDDDSPAMRKAFRSQGVTIAEFPVNEETAREAAEGGDAIVFGAPNVVRGGSHTGWTKASDMIAKGLCSVLASDYYYPAPLLAAYRLVADGILPLSRAWALVSDGPARAAGLSDRGSLAEGRRADIILVDDSAPLRPRVVAVIASGRLVHLTEANRLSMALPARAAAAE from the coding sequence ATGAGAGAAATATTGATCTCCGGCGGCCGCGGCCTGATCGGCCCCGACCTTGTCGGCACGTCCTTGGTTGTTTCCGACGGAATCATCACAGAGGTCGACACCTTCCCGCAGCGGCCGGGTCTCGCGCTCGATGCCGGCGGATTAACCGTGCTGCCAGGCATCGTCGACGTTCACGGCGACGCTTTTGAACGGCAGATGATGCCGCGCGCCGGCGTCGATTTCCCGACCGACGTGGCGCTGATCGACAGCGACCGCCAGGCGATCGGCAACGGTATCACGACCGTCTTCCATGCGACGACCTGGTCGTGGGAGCCGGGCCTGCGCAGCGCCGACAATGCGCGACGGCTGCTCGAGTCGATCGAGGCCCTGCGCCCGCGGCTTGCCGCCGACACGCGCTTCCACCTGCGTCACGAGACATACAATCTCGACGACGAGGACGAGATCCGACAGTGGCTCGCCGATCGGCGCGTCGACCTGTTCGCCTTCAACGATCACATGGATTCGACGGTCGCGAGCCTCGAGAAGCCGCACAAGCGCCAGCGCATGGTCGACCGCACCGGACTGTCCGGCCCGGAGTTCGATCGCCTGGTCGAGCGCATGGTCTCCCGCGCCGATGCCGTTCCGGCTTCGATCGCTCGTCTGGCTGAAGTTGCCCGCAAAGCGGACATCCGCATGCTGTCGCACGATGACGATAGCCCGGCGATGCGCAAGGCATTTCGAAGCCAAGGCGTGACCATCGCCGAGTTTCCCGTCAATGAGGAGACCGCGCGTGAAGCCGCCGAAGGCGGCGACGCCATCGTGTTCGGTGCACCCAACGTGGTCCGCGGCGGCAGCCATACCGGATGGACCAAGGCGAGCGACATGATCGCCAAGGGGCTGTGCTCCGTCCTGGCATCGGACTACTATTATCCCGCGCCGTTGCTGGCCGCGTATCGGCTGGTCGCCGACGGCATTCTTCCTTTGTCCCGTGCCTGGGCCCTGGTCTCGGATGGGCCGGCGCGAGCCGCGGGACTGTCGGACCGCGGTTCGCTCGCAGAAGGCCGCCGCGCCGATATCATCCTGGTCGACGACAGCGCTCCGCTGCGACCACGCGTCGTTGCCGTGATCGCATCCGGCCGGCTGGTCCATCTCACCGAGGCCAATCGGCTGAGCATGGCCCTGCCGGCGCGCGCTGCTGCTGCGGAGTAG
- the phnE gene encoding phosphonate ABC transporter, permease protein PhnE encodes MKPVVPADQAELRSRYPHIFVKPVSARLAVPSMLILALAIFVFGLVDLEFSPVRLAAGLRQLGWITLMMLPPDPGSSLAAYLQALGETLSIALLGTTLAAVTALPVSLLAARNIVPSAIFRFPVRRFFDTIRGVDTLIWALVWINVVGLGPFAGVLAIAVSDFGAFGKLFSEAFEAADRKQVEGVRASGGSALHEIRFGLLPQVLPVIAGQVLYFIESNTRSATIIGIVGAGGIGLQLAEQIRVLEWQKVSFLILMILVAVAAIDWISGKLRFAIIGRRAVA; translated from the coding sequence ATGAAGCCCGTTGTGCCGGCAGATCAAGCCGAGCTGCGCAGCCGTTATCCGCATATTTTCGTCAAGCCGGTCTCGGCGCGGCTCGCGGTCCCCTCGATGCTGATCCTGGCGTTGGCGATTTTTGTATTCGGTCTGGTCGATCTGGAGTTTTCGCCGGTGCGGCTCGCCGCCGGCCTGCGTCAGCTCGGCTGGATCACGCTGATGATGCTGCCGCCCGATCCGGGAAGCTCGCTGGCGGCTTATCTGCAGGCGCTGGGAGAGACCTTGTCGATCGCGCTGTTGGGCACGACGCTTGCTGCGGTTACGGCGCTGCCGGTCAGCCTGCTCGCGGCCCGCAACATCGTGCCATCGGCGATCTTCCGCTTTCCGGTGCGGCGCTTCTTCGACACGATCCGGGGCGTGGACACGCTGATCTGGGCACTGGTCTGGATCAATGTCGTCGGCCTTGGTCCGTTCGCCGGCGTGCTGGCGATTGCGGTTTCCGACTTTGGCGCCTTCGGAAAGCTGTTTTCCGAGGCGTTCGAAGCCGCTGATCGCAAGCAGGTCGAGGGTGTCCGCGCCTCCGGCGGCAGCGCGCTGCACGAGATTCGGTTTGGCCTGCTGCCACAGGTCCTGCCGGTGATCGCCGGCCAGGTGCTCTATTTCATCGAGTCCAACACGCGCTCGGCGACGATCATCGGCATCGTCGGCGCCGGCGGCATCGGGCTGCAGCTCGCCGAACAGATCCGCGTGCTGGAATGGCAGAAGGTGTCGTTCCTGATCCTGATGATCCTGGTGGCGGTGGCTGCGATCGACTGGATCTCGGGCAAGCTGCGTTTTGCGATCATCGGGCGCCGCGCGGTCGCGTGA
- a CDS encoding chloramphenicol acetyltransferase, protein MAGNILSVKPTIDPSAKVQGTTLGAYCEVGARTMLLEVTMGDYSYVVNDAQITYTSIGKFCSIAAMTRINPGNHPMHRATQAHFTYRASAYFPGEPDDADFFAWRREHHVDIGHDVWIGHGAIVLPGRSIGTGAVVAAGAIVTKDVPAYTIVAGNPARVIKRRFPIDIEQRLVNLAWWDWDHGALRTALPDFRRLGIAEFLDKYEATLDAPASMRQSAVP, encoded by the coding sequence ATGGCAGGCAACATCCTTTCCGTGAAACCGACAATTGATCCCAGCGCGAAGGTCCAGGGGACGACGCTGGGTGCCTATTGCGAGGTCGGAGCCCGCACCATGCTCCTGGAGGTGACGATGGGCGACTACTCCTATGTCGTCAACGACGCCCAGATCACCTACACGAGCATCGGAAAGTTCTGCTCGATCGCCGCGATGACCCGGATCAATCCCGGCAATCATCCGATGCATCGCGCCACGCAGGCGCACTTCACCTACCGCGCCAGTGCCTATTTCCCAGGTGAGCCGGACGACGCTGACTTCTTCGCCTGGCGCAGGGAGCATCACGTCGACATCGGTCACGACGTCTGGATCGGCCATGGCGCGATCGTGCTGCCGGGCCGCAGCATCGGGACGGGTGCCGTCGTGGCGGCCGGAGCCATCGTCACCAAGGATGTCCCGGCGTACACGATCGTCGCCGGCAACCCAGCCCGCGTGATCAAGCGCCGGTTTCCGATCGATATCGAACAGCGGCTCGTAAATCTTGCCTGGTGGGATTGGGACCATGGGGCGTTGCGGACGGCTCTACCGGATTTCAGGCGTCTTGGGATCGCAGAGTTCCTGGACAAGTACGAAGCAACTCTCGACGCCCCGGCCTCGATGCGGCAGAGTGCCGTCCCATGA
- the phnD gene encoding phosphonate ABC transporter substrate-binding protein: MINRRLIVAGLASLALTASASAEDWRTKYPEITFAVHPEENASGVTERYTPFVNYLSKELGVKVTLRIANDYAAVIEGQRAGNIHIGYYGPASFARARLTGVKTDAFVIDVNADGSKGYYSVFYVLAKSPYRKIEDLKGKNLGLVDPNSTSGNNMPRFSLNQKGIDADSYFSKVVFTGSHENAVLALAQGTVEVAANWWKTDDDSNLARMITKNMVKSADGKTLTKDDFRIIAKSELIINSPFAYLSDLPEDMKAAIKKAFLDAATKEPDTFNKLSDGKNKPWESTSNEDFNKTIELIKFVDNLRKKGS, from the coding sequence ATGATCAACCGTCGTCTCATTGTTGCCGGCCTGGCGTCGCTGGCCCTGACCGCGTCTGCGTCCGCCGAAGATTGGCGGACGAAATATCCGGAAATCACGTTCGCCGTTCATCCGGAAGAAAATGCATCTGGCGTGACCGAGCGCTACACCCCGTTCGTCAACTACCTTTCGAAGGAACTCGGCGTGAAGGTCACGCTGCGCATCGCCAACGATTACGCGGCGGTGATCGAGGGGCAGCGCGCGGGCAATATTCACATCGGCTATTATGGTCCGGCCTCGTTTGCGCGCGCCCGGCTGACCGGCGTGAAGACCGACGCCTTCGTGATCGACGTCAATGCCGACGGCTCGAAGGGCTATTACTCGGTGTTCTACGTGCTCGCCAAGAGCCCCTATCGGAAGATCGAGGACCTGAAGGGAAAGAACCTGGGCCTGGTCGATCCGAACTCGACGTCCGGCAACAACATGCCGCGCTTCAGCCTGAACCAGAAGGGGATCGACGCCGATTCCTATTTCTCCAAGGTCGTGTTCACCGGCAGTCATGAGAACGCGGTGCTGGCGCTGGCGCAAGGCACCGTCGAGGTCGCCGCCAACTGGTGGAAGACCGATGACGATTCCAACCTGGCCCGCATGATCACCAAGAACATGGTGAAGTCGGCTGACGGCAAGACGCTGACCAAGGACGATTTCCGCATCATCGCGAAGTCCGAGCTGATCATCAACTCGCCTTTCGCCTACCTCAGCGATCTTCCTGAAGACATGAAGGCCGCGATCAAGAAGGCGTTCCTGGACGCGGCGACGAAGGAGCCGGACACCTTCAACAAGCTGTCGGACGGCAAGAACAAGCCGTGGGAGTCGACCAGCAACGAGGATTTCAACAAGACCATCGAGCTGATCAAGTTCGTCGACAATCTCCGCAAGAAGGGATCGTAA
- the phnC gene encoding phosphonate ABC transporter ATP-binding protein: MLVVEGLTCRFGTKAAIDNVTFSVTPGSFVGVIGRSGAGKSTLLRSINRLNPVSDGRILYKDIDVTTLRGRELRQWRARSAMIFQQFNLVGRLDVLSNVLMGRLAEVSSWRSLAQLWPAEDIAVALSALEQFDIAALAAQRADQLSGGQQQRVAIARALVQNPEIILADEPIASLDPRNTKIVMDALLRINKHFGITVICNLHSLDLARTYCDRLIGMATGRLVFDDVPAALTAQIARELYDLEADEVMGTVPPPVSGTAIPALGEVAAA; this comes from the coding sequence ATGCTGGTAGTGGAAGGCCTGACGTGCCGCTTCGGCACGAAAGCCGCAATCGACAACGTGACGTTTTCGGTGACGCCGGGCAGCTTCGTCGGCGTGATCGGCCGTTCCGGCGCCGGCAAATCCACGCTGCTGCGGTCCATCAACCGGCTGAACCCGGTGAGCGATGGCCGGATCCTCTATAAGGACATCGACGTCACGACGCTGCGCGGCCGCGAGTTGCGGCAGTGGCGCGCCCGCTCGGCGATGATCTTCCAACAGTTCAACCTGGTCGGCCGGCTTGACGTGCTGAGCAACGTGCTGATGGGGCGCTTGGCTGAAGTGTCCTCCTGGCGATCGCTGGCGCAGCTCTGGCCGGCCGAGGATATCGCGGTCGCGCTGTCGGCGCTCGAGCAGTTCGACATCGCCGCGTTGGCTGCTCAACGTGCGGACCAATTGTCGGGCGGCCAGCAGCAACGTGTCGCGATCGCGCGCGCGCTAGTGCAGAACCCGGAGATCATCCTCGCCGACGAGCCGATCGCCTCGCTCGATCCTCGCAACACCAAGATCGTGATGGATGCGCTGCTGCGCATCAACAAGCATTTCGGCATCACGGTGATCTGCAACCTGCACTCGCTCGATCTCGCGCGGACCTATTGTGACCGCCTGATCGGCATGGCGACAGGCCGCCTCGTGTTCGATGACGTGCCTGCCGCGCTGACCGCCCAGATCGCTCGCGAGCTTTACGACCTCGAAGCCGACGAGGTGATGGGTACCGTGCCGCCGCCGGTTTCCGGTACCGCAATTCCGGCTCTCGGCGAAGTTGCCGCGGCCTGA
- a CDS encoding ABC transporter permease, with protein MRNRVIFTLQFLFTVLVAAFLAVPAGLSIAAGVTVNYFRGIQSGVTLQWVVQVWELYADTMLASILIALGTLAVTLVVGVPAAYALYVRGGRLARLVEEIITLPLAIPGLAIALGLLLTYGGFGSFRRSWLFILAGHVIFTMPFMVRSVMAVFATIDVKSLDEGAASVGAAPWRRFVDIIVPNAAPGILAGSLMVVTLSLGEFNLTWMLHTPLTKTLPVGLADSYASMRLEVASAYTLIFFVMIIPLLVAMQWIGERGNAR; from the coding sequence GTGCGCAACCGAGTCATCTTTACCCTGCAATTCCTGTTCACAGTGCTCGTCGCCGCCTTTCTTGCCGTGCCTGCAGGTCTGTCGATCGCCGCGGGCGTGACGGTCAATTATTTCCGCGGCATCCAGTCCGGTGTGACCCTGCAATGGGTCGTCCAGGTCTGGGAGCTGTATGCGGACACGATGCTGGCCTCGATCCTGATTGCGTTGGGGACGCTGGCCGTCACGCTCGTGGTCGGCGTGCCCGCCGCCTACGCGCTCTACGTTCGCGGGGGCCGGCTGGCACGGCTCGTCGAAGAGATCATCACGCTGCCGCTCGCCATTCCCGGACTCGCGATTGCCCTTGGTCTTCTGCTGACCTATGGCGGCTTCGGAAGCTTCCGCCGGTCGTGGCTGTTCATTCTTGCAGGGCATGTGATCTTCACGATGCCGTTCATGGTCCGCTCGGTGATGGCCGTGTTCGCCACCATCGATGTCAAGTCGCTCGATGAAGGCGCCGCGTCGGTCGGGGCCGCGCCATGGCGCCGCTTCGTCGACATCATCGTTCCAAATGCCGCGCCTGGGATCCTGGCCGGCAGCCTCATGGTCGTCACGCTGTCGCTTGGAGAATTCAACCTGACCTGGATGTTGCACACGCCGTTGACCAAGACCCTGCCGGTCGGCCTCGCCGACAGCTATGCATCGATGCGGCTGGAAGTGGCCTCCGCCTACACGCTGATCTTCTTCGTCATGATCATTCCGCTGCTGGTCGCCATGCAATGGATCGGGGAGAGAGGAAACGCGAGGTGA
- a CDS encoding ABC transporter ATP-binding protein, with amino-acid sequence MMTRHGAALKVENCGKTFADGTCALARATLDIAQSETLVLLGPSGCGKTTLLRIVAGLETPDAGGRVLFDGKDLTRQPIEKRNVGMVFQSYALFPNMSVADNIGYGLKIRSVPRTERAARVAELVALTNLGGLEGRRIDQLSGGQRQRVALARAVAIRPSVLLLDEPLTALDAALRERLRGELNGLLRTLGITAIYVTHDQAEAMELGDRIVVMRKGAIAQVGTPREIYFTPANRFVAEFVGAANIIETAIEGGHLILPGGRQPVAEPGQRTKAVAMVRPETIGIVDASTSTLSGVVDSVRFTGDRQRIIVREAAAVPLAVDAPNTIKVSAGERIGLCIAPDAIRLLPEEG; translated from the coding sequence ATGATGACCCGGCACGGAGCGGCCCTGAAGGTCGAGAATTGCGGCAAGACCTTCGCCGACGGAACCTGCGCGCTCGCGCGCGCCACGCTCGACATCGCGCAAAGCGAGACGCTGGTGCTGCTCGGCCCGTCGGGCTGCGGCAAGACCACGCTGCTGCGGATCGTGGCGGGGCTGGAGACCCCCGATGCGGGCGGGCGTGTGCTGTTCGATGGCAAGGACCTGACGCGGCAGCCGATCGAGAAGCGCAATGTCGGCATGGTGTTTCAGTCCTACGCGTTGTTTCCCAACATGAGCGTCGCCGACAACATCGGCTACGGATTGAAGATTCGCAGTGTGCCCAGGACGGAACGGGCCGCGCGGGTGGCCGAACTGGTCGCACTGACCAATCTGGGCGGCCTGGAGGGTCGGCGCATCGATCAGCTCTCGGGCGGCCAGCGTCAGCGCGTCGCCCTGGCGCGCGCGGTCGCCATCCGGCCGAGCGTGCTTCTGCTCGACGAGCCGCTGACGGCGCTCGACGCGGCCTTGCGCGAGCGCCTGCGGGGCGAGCTCAACGGCCTGTTGCGCACGCTCGGAATCACGGCGATCTATGTGACCCACGACCAGGCCGAGGCGATGGAATTGGGCGACCGCATCGTGGTGATGCGCAAGGGCGCCATCGCCCAGGTTGGTACGCCGCGGGAGATCTATTTCACGCCCGCCAACCGCTTTGTCGCCGAATTCGTCGGCGCGGCCAACATCATCGAGACGGCCATCGAGGGAGGCCACCTCATTCTGCCGGGCGGCCGGCAGCCAGTCGCCGAACCGGGACAGCGTACCAAGGCGGTGGCGATGGTCCGACCTGAAACGATTGGGATCGTCGACGCGTCGACATCGACGCTCTCCGGCGTGGTCGACAGCGTCCGCTTTACCGGCGACCGTCAGCGCATCATCGTCCGCGAGGCGGCTGCCGTTCCGCTTGCCGTGGATGCACCGAATACGATCAAGGTCAGCGCCGGCGAGCGGATCGGCCTTTGCATTGCGCCGGATGCGATCCGCCTGCTTCCCGAGGAAGGCTGA
- a CDS encoding phosphodiesterase, with amino-acid sequence MTKSPVHIAQISDLHIKTPGRLAYRRVDTALALSRCIAELNRFEPKLDLVVISGDLADTPSSAEYEHLTDLLGELRTPFVAIPGNHDSRELMRIALPGHPYAGPSGPLNRHVQLAELDLILLDSSVPGHPHGELDPQSLDWLDAILSTGAGRPALLFLHHPPFAAGIWHMDRQNLRNADDLAAIVARHPRVQLIGCGHVHRAALTRFAGIPCTICPAPNHAVDLDLAMLRPPSFRIEPPAFHLHAWFPGPGFGTVVTHQIPIGDFEGPHPFFNEDGTLID; translated from the coding sequence ATGACCAAGAGTCCCGTCCATATTGCCCAGATATCCGACCTGCACATCAAGACGCCCGGGCGTCTTGCCTATCGGCGGGTCGACACGGCCCTGGCCCTTTCCCGCTGCATCGCCGAGCTCAATCGGTTCGAGCCCAAGCTCGATCTGGTGGTGATCTCCGGCGATCTCGCCGATACGCCGTCGTCCGCCGAGTACGAGCATCTCACAGATCTCCTGGGCGAGCTCAGGACCCCGTTCGTGGCCATTCCGGGCAATCACGATTCGCGCGAGCTGATGCGGATCGCATTGCCCGGTCATCCCTATGCGGGGCCCTCGGGTCCGCTGAACCGGCACGTGCAACTGGCGGAGCTCGACCTGATCCTGCTCGATTCGAGTGTGCCCGGTCATCCGCACGGCGAGCTCGACCCGCAAAGCCTCGACTGGCTCGACGCGATACTGTCGACCGGCGCCGGCCGCCCGGCGCTGCTGTTCCTGCACCATCCGCCATTTGCTGCGGGCATCTGGCATATGGACCGGCAGAACCTGCGCAATGCCGACGATCTCGCGGCAATCGTCGCGCGTCATCCTCGCGTGCAACTGATCGGATGCGGTCACGTGCACCGCGCCGCGCTGACCCGGTTTGCCGGCATTCCCTGCACGATCTGTCCGGCACCGAACCACGCAGTCGATCTCGATCTGGCAATGCTCCGGCCGCCATCGTTCCGGATCGAGCCGCCGGCGTTCCATCTCCATGCCTGGTTTCCCGGTCCCGGATTCGGCACGGTCGTCACGCATCAGATTCCGATCGGCGACTTCGAGGGGCCGCATCCATTCTTCAACGAAGACGGCACGCTGATCGATTGA
- the phnE gene encoding phosphonate ABC transporter, permease protein PhnE: MASAVSILPNAQLASLNEAYRKAVARKRLRLALGAALFVVLLVVASVGAEVNLRTLFTYFGNFVSYFDRLLKLDDGNRVWTNIPEWFWGFRKWLLMLGETLLISYVGTLLGAVLGFALNFLAAENTSPAPWLRFAVRRLLEFVRTVPGIVFALVFVMAFGLGPMAGVLAIALHSTGALGKLFTEVVENADMKPVEGIRSTGASWLACMRFGVLPQVIAGYASYTLLRFEINVREASVMGFVGAGGIGQELVVAIRKFYYSDVSAILVLIIVAVFLIDISTGWLRARLFGAEGRP; the protein is encoded by the coding sequence ATGGCTTCAGCCGTTTCCATTCTTCCGAATGCTCAGCTCGCCAGCCTGAACGAGGCCTATCGCAAGGCAGTCGCGCGCAAGCGGCTGCGGCTTGCGCTCGGGGCGGCGCTGTTCGTGGTCCTGCTCGTTGTCGCCAGCGTCGGCGCGGAAGTGAACCTGCGGACCTTGTTCACCTATTTCGGCAATTTCGTCAGCTACTTCGACCGTCTCCTGAAGCTCGACGACGGCAACCGCGTCTGGACCAACATTCCGGAATGGTTCTGGGGCTTCCGCAAGTGGCTCCTGATGCTCGGCGAGACCCTGCTGATCAGCTATGTCGGCACCCTGCTTGGTGCGGTTCTGGGCTTCGCATTGAATTTCCTGGCGGCAGAGAACACGTCGCCCGCACCGTGGCTGCGCTTTGCCGTGCGCCGGCTGCTCGAATTCGTCCGCACGGTCCCGGGCATCGTCTTCGCGTTGGTCTTTGTAATGGCATTTGGGCTCGGGCCGATGGCCGGCGTACTCGCGATCGCCCTGCATTCGACCGGCGCTCTGGGCAAGCTGTTCACCGAGGTCGTTGAGAATGCCGACATGAAGCCGGTCGAGGGCATCCGCTCCACCGGCGCAAGCTGGCTGGCCTGCATGCGTTTTGGGGTGCTGCCACAGGTGATCGCCGGTTATGCGAGCTATACGCTGCTGCGCTTCGAGATCAACGTGCGTGAGGCCTCGGTGATGGGCTTCGTCGGTGCGGGCGGGATCGGACAGGAACTGGTGGTCGCGATCCGCAAGTTCTATTATTCCGACGTCAGCGCGATCTTGGTCCTGATCATCGTTGCCGTGTTCCTGATCGATATAAGCACCGGCTGGCTGCGTGCCCGCCTATTTGGCGCTGAGGGCCGGCCATGA
- a CDS encoding DUF1045 domain-containing protein → MAGLPRYAIYYAPAAGTALSQFGASLLGYDAWAGEDVGFPEDIVNLIPDWSELTADARKYGFHATLKAPFALADTKSEAELCAACADFAAAPRVLPIIRPVVDAISGFIAAIPGDASPALQMLATDCVEAFEPFRAPTTAEDRARRKPELLTPRQRDHLDRWGYPYVMEDFRFHMTLTCRLSDERRRPILSMLQSRFEALALATLAIDRIVLFRQADARAGFRIIADWPLTAARQP, encoded by the coding sequence GTGGCCGGCCTCCCGCGTTATGCCATCTACTATGCGCCTGCGGCCGGGACGGCGCTGTCGCAGTTCGGCGCGAGCCTCCTCGGCTACGACGCATGGGCGGGCGAAGACGTCGGGTTTCCCGAGGACATCGTGAACCTGATCCCCGACTGGTCGGAGCTGACTGCCGACGCGCGCAAATACGGCTTCCATGCCACGCTGAAGGCACCGTTTGCCTTGGCCGACACCAAGAGCGAAGCCGAGCTGTGCGCAGCCTGCGCCGACTTCGCGGCTGCGCCGAGGGTGCTGCCGATCATCCGGCCGGTCGTGGACGCGATCAGCGGTTTCATCGCAGCGATTCCCGGCGATGCTTCGCCGGCATTGCAAATGCTCGCGACCGATTGCGTCGAGGCCTTCGAGCCGTTTCGTGCACCGACGACGGCGGAGGATCGCGCGCGCCGCAAGCCCGAGCTGCTGACGCCGCGCCAGCGCGATCATCTCGACCGCTGGGGCTATCCGTATGTCATGGAGGATTTCCGCTTCCACATGACGCTGACCTGCCGCCTCTCCGACGAACGGCGTCGTCCCATTCTGTCCATGCTCCAGAGCCGCTTCGAAGCGCTCGCACTGGCGACCTTGGCAATCGACCGGATCGTGCTGTTCCGTCAAGCCGACGCCCGGGCCGGTTTCCGCATCATCGCAGACTGGCCGCTCACGGCTGCTCGACAGCCGTAG
- a CDS encoding ABC transporter substrate-binding protein, which yields MKVTRLVLALLALCVLGPWQPAKAADVICYNCPPEWADWASMLKAIKTDLGYDIPHDNKNSGQALAQILAEKSNPVGDIGYFGVTFGMKAKAQDALEAYKPVNWDQVPAGLKDADGYWTTIHSGTIGLFVNKDALGGKPVPACWKDLLKPDYKGMVGYLDPSSAAVGYVGAVAVNLALGGSQSNFDPAVTFFKELRKNDPIVPKQTSYARVVSGEVPILFDYDFNAYRAKYSEKGNFEFVIPCEGSVIFPYVVGLVKNAPDKDKAKKVMDYLLSDKGQAIWTNAYLRPARPIELPEAVKSKFLPDSDYARAKSVNWGDMEAAQKGFVDRYLSEVR from the coding sequence ATGAAGGTCACCCGCCTCGTTCTCGCTCTGCTCGCGCTGTGTGTTCTGGGGCCGTGGCAGCCGGCCAAGGCCGCCGATGTCATCTGCTACAATTGTCCGCCGGAATGGGCCGACTGGGCCTCGATGCTCAAGGCGATCAAGACCGATCTCGGCTACGACATTCCGCACGACAACAAGAATTCCGGCCAGGCGTTGGCCCAGATTCTCGCGGAGAAGAGCAATCCCGTCGGCGACATCGGCTATTTCGGCGTGACCTTCGGCATGAAGGCGAAGGCGCAGGATGCGCTGGAAGCCTACAAGCCCGTCAACTGGGATCAGGTCCCGGCCGGTCTGAAGGACGCGGACGGCTACTGGACGACGATCCATTCGGGTACGATCGGCCTGTTCGTGAACAAGGACGCCCTCGGCGGCAAGCCGGTGCCCGCCTGCTGGAAGGACCTGCTCAAGCCCGACTACAAGGGCATGGTGGGCTATCTCGATCCGAGCTCCGCGGCCGTCGGCTATGTCGGCGCCGTCGCAGTCAACCTCGCCCTCGGCGGTTCGCAATCCAATTTCGATCCTGCCGTCACCTTCTTCAAGGAGTTGCGCAAGAACGATCCGATCGTGCCGAAGCAGACGTCCTATGCGCGGGTGGTGTCGGGCGAAGTCCCGATCCTGTTCGACTACGACTTCAATGCCTACCGCGCGAAGTACTCGGAGAAGGGCAATTTCGAATTCGTCATTCCGTGCGAAGGATCGGTGATCTTCCCGTATGTCGTCGGCCTGGTGAAGAACGCGCCCGACAAGGACAAGGCGAAGAAGGTCATGGACTATCTGCTCTCCGACAAGGGACAGGCGATCTGGACCAATGCCTATCTGCGTCCGGCCCGCCCGATCGAGCTGCCCGAGGCGGTGAAGAGCAAGTTCCTGCCTGACAGCGACTACGCCCGTGCCAAGAGCGTGAACTGGGGCGACATGGAAGCCGCGCAGAAGGGGTTCGTCGACCGCTATCTGTCCGAAGTCCGCTAA